The DNA segment AATGGAGAATCATTATATCTAAAATCTCCTAATGAAACGGTTGAATTTTCTAATAATTTCTTCACAAATGGATTAACTAATAATTTTACAATTTGTTTCTGGTTAAGATTCACAGGAAAAGATGATGATAAAACTAGATTAATAGGAAATAAGGTTAATAATTGTGGTTGGGAAATTTATTTTGAAGATAATGGATTAGTTTTTGAAATAATAGATTCAAACGGCAATCAAGAAAGTGTATATTTATCTAATGTTATAAATAACAATTGGTACTATATATCAATATCAGTTGATCGTTTAAAAGATCAATTATTAATATTTATTAATGATAAAAATGTTGCAAATGTAAGTATCGAGCAAATACTAAATATTTATTCTACTAATGTAATATCTTTAGTTAATAAGAATAATTCAATCTATGTAGAAGAATTATCTGTTTTAGATAAGACTGTTACAAGCGAAGAAGTTATAAGAAATTACTTTAGTTATTTAGATAATTCATATATAAGAGATAGTTCTAAATCACTATTAGAATATAATAAAAACTATCAATTATACAATTATGTATTTCCCAAGACTTCTTTATATGAAGTTAATGATAATAATAAGTCGTATTTGTCACTAAAAAATACAGATGGTATTAATATTCCAAGTGTTAAATTTAAATTAATAAATATAGATGAAAGTAAAGGATATGTACAAAAGTGGGATGAGTGTATAATTTGTGTATCAGACGGTACAGAAAAATATTTAGATATATCTCCTGAAAATAATAGAATACAATTAGTAAGTTCCAAAGATAATGCAAAAAAGATTACAGTTAATACTGATTTATTTAGACCTGATTGTATAACATTTTCATATAATGATAAATATTTTTCTCTATCACTTAGAGATGGAGATTATAATTGGATGATATGTAATGACAATAACAAGGTGCCTAAAGGCGCACATTTGTGGATATTAGAAAGTTAGGAGATGTTAGTATTATGCCAATAACAATTAACAACTTTAATTATTCAGATCCTGTTGATAATAAAAATATTTTATATTTAGATACTCATTTAAATACATTAGCTAATGAGCCTGAAAAAGCCTTTCGCATTATAGGGAATATATGGGTAATACCCGATAGATTTTCAAGAGATTCTAATCCAAATTTAAATAAACCTCCTCGAGTTACAAGCCCTAAAAGTGGTTATTATGATCCTAATTATTTGAGTACTGATTCTGAAAAAGATACATTTTTAAAAGAAATTATAAAGTTATTTAAAAGAATTAACTCTAGAGAAATAGGAGAAGAATTAATATATAGACTTGCAACAGACATACCCTTTCCTGGGAATAACAATACTCCAATTAATACTTTTGATTTTGATGTAGATTTTAACAGTGTTGATGTTAAAACTAGACAAGGTAACAACTGGGTTAAAACTGGTAGTATAAATCCTAGTGTTATAATAACTGGACCTAGAGAAAACATTATAGACCCAGAAACTTCTACGTTTAAATTAACTAACAATACTTTTGCGGCACAAGAAGGATTTGGTGCTTTATCAATAATTTCAATATCACCTAGATTTATGCTAACATATAGTAATGCAACTAATAATGTAGGAGAGGGTAGATTTTCTAAGTCTGAATTTTGCATGGATCCAATACTAATTTTAATGCATGAACTTAATCATGCAATGCATAATTTATATGGAATAGCTATACCAAATGATCAAAGAATTTCATCTGTAACTAGTAATATTTTTTATTCTCAATATAATGTGAAATTAGAGTATGCAGAAATATATGCATTTGGAGGTCCAACTATAGACCTTATTCCTAAAAGTGCAAGGAAATATTTTGAGGAAAAGGCATTGGATTATTATAGATCCATAGCTAAAAGACTTAATAGTATAACTACTGCAAATCCTTCAAGCTTTAATAAATATATAGGAGAATATAAACAGAAACTTATTAGAAAGTATAGATTCGTAGTAGAATCTTCAGGTGAAGTTGCAGTAGATCGTAATAAGTTTGCTGAGTTATATAAAGAACTTACACAAATATTTACAGAATTTAACTACGCTAAAATATATAATGTACAAAATAGGAAAATATATCTTTCAAATGTATATACTCCGGTTACGGCAAATATATTAGACGATAATGTTTATGATATACAAAATGGATTTAACATACCTAAAAGTAATTTAAATGTACTATTTATGGGTCAAAATTTATCTCGAAATCCAGCATTAAGAAAAGTCAATCCTGAAAATATGCTTTATTTATTTACAAAATTTTGCCATAAAGCAATAGATGGTAGATCATTATATAATAAAACATTAGATTGTAGAGAGCTTTTAGTTAAAAATACTGACTTACCCTTTATAGGTGATATTAGTGATATCAAAACTGATATATTTTTAAGCAAAGATATTAATGAAGAAACTGAAGTTATAGACTATCCGGACAATGTTTCAGTGGATCAAGTTATTCTCAGTAAGAATACCTCAGAACATGGACAACTAGATTTATTATACCCTATTATTGAAGGTGAGAGTCAAGTATTACCGGGAGAGAATCAAGTCTTTTATGATAATAGAACTCAAAATGTTGATTATTTGAATTCTTATTATTACCTAGAATCTCAAAAACTAAGTGATAATGTTGAAGATTTTACTTTTACGACATCAATTGAGGAAGCTTTGGATAATAGTGGAAAAGTATATACTTACTTTCCTAAACTAGCTGATAAAGTAAATACGGGTGTTCAAGGTGGTTTATTTTTAATGTGGGCAAATGATGTAGTTGAAGATTTTACTACAAATATTCTAAGAAAAGATACATTAGATAAAATATCAGATGTATCAGCTATTATTCCCTATATAGGACCTGCATTAAATATAAGTAATTCTGTAAGAAGGGGAAATTTTACTGAAGCATTTGCAGTTACCGGTGTAACTATTTTATTAGAAGCATTTCCAGAATTTACAATACCTGCACTTGGTGCATTTGTGATTTATAGTAAGGTTCAAGAAAGAAACGAGATTATTAAAACTATAGATAATTGTTTAGAACAAAGGATTAAAAGATGGAAAGATTCATATGAATGGATGATAGGAACGTGGTTATCCAGGATTACTACTCAATTTAATAATATAAGTTATCAAATGTATGATTCTTTAAATTATCAGGCAGATGCAATCAAAGATAAAATAGATTTAGAATATAAAAAATACTCAGGAAGTGATAAAGAAAATATAAAAAGTCAAGTTGAAAATTTAAAAAATAGTTTAGATGTAAAAATCTCGGAAGCAATGAATAATATAAATAAATTTATACGAGAATGTTCTGTAACATACTTATTTAAAAATATGCTCCCTAAAGTAATTGATGAATTAAATAAGTTTGATTTAAAAACTAAAACAGAATTAATGAATCTTATAGATAGTCATAATATTATTTTAGTTGGTGAAGTAGATAGATTAAAAGCAAAAGTAAATGGGAGCTTTGAAAATACAATACCCTTTAACATTTTTTCATATACTAATAATTCTTTATTAAAAGATATAATTAATGAATATTTCAATAGTATTAATGATTCAAAAATTTTGAGCTTACAAAACAAAAAAAATGCTTTAGTGGATACATCAGGATATAATGCAGAAGTGAGGGTAGAAGGCGATGTTCAAGTTAATACGATATATACAAATGACTTTAAATTAAGTAGTTCAGGAGATAAAATTATAGTAAATTTAAATAATAATATTTTATATAGCGCTATTTATGAGAACTCTAGTGTTAGTTTTTGGATTAAGATATCTAAAGATTTAACTAATTCTCATAATGAATATACTATAATTAATAGTATAAAACAAAATTCTGGGTGGAAATTATGTATTAGGAATGGCAATATAGAATGGATTTTACAAGATATTAATAGAAAGTATAAAAGTTTAATTTTTGATTATAGTGAATCATTAAGTCATACAGGATATACAAATAAATGGTTTTTTGTTACTATAACTAATAATATAATGGGGTATATGAAACTTTATATAAATGGAGAATTAAAGCAGAGTGAAAGAATTGAAGATTTAGATGAGGTTAAGTTAGATAAAACCATAGTATTTGGAATAGATGAGAATATAGATGAGAATCAGATGCTTTGGATTAGAGATTTTAATATTTTTTCTAAAGAATTAAGCAATGAAGATATTAATATTGTATATGAGGGACAAATATTAAGAAATGTTATTAAAGATTATTGGGGAAATCCTTTGAAGTTTGATACAGAATATTATATTATTAATGATAATTATATAGATAGGTATATAGCACCTAAAAGTAATATACTTGTACTTGTTCAGTATCCAGATAGATCTAAATTATATACTGGAAATCCTATTACTATTAAATCAGTATCTGATAAGAATCCTTATAGTAGAATTTTAAATAGAGATAATATAATGTTTCATATGTTATATAATAGTGGGAAATATATGATAATAAGAGATACTGATACAATATATGCAAGACAAGGAGGAGAGTGTTCACAAAATTGTGTATATCCATTAAAATTACAGAGTAATTTAGGTAATTATGATATAGGTATATTTAGTATAAAAAATATTGTATCTCAAAATAAATATTGTAGTCAAATTTTCTCTAGTTTTAGGGAAAATACAATGCTTCTAGCAGATATGTATAAACCTTGGAGATTTTCTTTTAAAAATGCATACACGCCAGTTGCAGTAACTAATTATGAAACAAAACTATTATCAACTTCATCTTTTTGGAAATTTATTTCTAGGGATCCAGGATGGGTAGAGTAATACAATAAAAATTTAATATAAACTATTAAATTATAAAATAATAAATGTATTATCAATTCCAGTAGTAAAATACTGATTGCCCTGTCTATAATCTTCCAGGGTAAAAAAAGAAGATGTTTAATTTTTACAATTTAGTTCGTAAAATCATTGCGCCTTTGGATGTAAGCACTTTAAAAGAGTGGGATTAAATTTCATACTCTTTTAATTAAACAAGTTTTTGATATAGTTAGTAAGTTAAGTAAAAGAGGCACAGTTAAGAATGTTAATAAAAATAAATTAAAATAATTCAAAATAAGCATTGACATTGGAATAGTGTGGTGATATTATATAAATGTACCAAGAAACAAGGTATGCAAAATCAAACAAATATAAAATAATAAGGGGGAATGAATGTGGTAGAAGAACAACAATTAAATAAGGATTTGAAAAAGGTGAAGGAAAAGTTTATTAAAGCATTGGTAAGAACACTTAATGAAGAAAATGAGAACAGAGTATATGACGGGAAAAAACCTTTGGGTGTATGTTTTATGGTATCCATCATTGACAAACAATTACATAAATATAAAGATTTTCTTAGAGATTTGTCTAACGGTTATACATTTAATGGATATGAAGAAGATGAAAGTGGATATTCTAACGGCAAAATTAGTTTATTCATTGAAAAACATATAGAAGACAAAGAAAGTAATCTATGGGCTAGTACATATAAACAAGATTATTGGTATAGTATAGAATTCAAATATGACACAAGAGATTGGGGATACTGTCAATGTGAACCAAATGATAAAGGATATAACGAGGAACATGATTGTTGTGGCAAGACATGTGATTGGGATGCACCATCATTTGCAATAACTAAAGAATATGATTTAGGGACATGCTCATGGGACGGATTTCAAAGAGACTATTGGGAATATGAAAAAATGTTTAAATCAAAAGAAGAGAATAAAAATAAAAGGGTTGAAGATGAAATTAAAGAAAGACGTAAACAAGAAATAATGGAGCAAATAAATCTATTAAATCAAGAACTAATATCATTAGAAAGTTAATATATATATATATATAGAAAAATATAAATTAATTAAAATAAAAAACAATAAAAGGAATATTTTATTAAAAGGGGATGATGAAAATAAATAATAATATCAGTAGATTCATAACTTGTTGCAACACTAATGAAGAATTATTGGAAGAATTAAAGATAAGAATGGAACAACAATAAATTTAACTGTTATAAACAAAAATTAAAAATAATAAATAAATTAAAAACAAGGAGGATTCACAATGTCAACACAAATTATAAGTTTTTTACTCCAACTTTCAGGTTCGATTTTACTTTTAGGAGGATATTTTCCACAGATAATACAATTATACAAAACTAAAAAGTCAGAGGATATATCATTATCATTTTGGGTTATTTTAACCACTGGATTATTTTGTATAGCATTTAATATGTTAATAAGTCATGTACCAAATTTTATAATGGTAACTCAATTTTTAAATGCGATTATTGCTTTATGGGTATTAGTTTTAGTTAAGAAATATAAATAAGAATTAATACAATTAAATTAAAACATAAATAATTAAATGGAGGAATATATATTATGAAAAATATTAATATCGAATCAACTACAACAGAACAAAAACAAGGGTACATAGCAGGAGGTTTATTTAATGAAGCTGATATATCGCAAAGATTAAAAGAAGGTAGATTACTAAGAGAAAACACAAATATAGATTTTTACAATCCAATTGAAGCACCATGCAATGATAAATCAAAATTACCTACAGATCAAGATATATTCAATATGGATGCTCAAAAGGTGTTACAATCTCATACAGTAATAGCTGATATATCAACTAGGGATGAAGGTGTTATGGCTGAATTAGGAATTGCTTGGACTTGTAATTTTATACATCACTTAGCTGAACAAGGATATACATTAGAAGATATTTTAAAATACATACCTAAAAAGCAAACATACGCTAATTTACCAGATATAAGAAAAGGTACAGCTCATAATTACAAAGGAAACTATATTCCTGTAGGATTTAACCAATTTATTGTAGGAATGATTAGACAGATGGGTAATGTATATGATGGATTTAATGATATATTAAAGGATTTAAAGAAGGATAATAAATAATATAATATTAAATAATCAAAATGAATAAATAATATAATGAACTTGCATATTTACTCTTATGTAAAAGTATATTCTCGGTAAAATACTTAAAATAATAAAACACAGGAAAACAATATGCAAGTTGATATAAATAAAATTGTAGGAGGAATATATTATGGCACAATTATATTATAGATACGGAGTATTAAACTCAGCTAAATCAGCAAATTTAATAATGGCAGTACATAATTATGATAAAAAAAATAGAAGGGTTGTAGTATTGAAACCTAAGATAGACACTAGATCCAAACCTAATATTGTTGAAAGTAGAGTAGGAATTTCTCATGCATGTATTGATTTTGATAAAAATGAAAATTTATTTGAATTAGTAAATACATTAAATTCTAAAGATACTATTCATGCAGTATTCGTTGAAGAAGTTCAATTTATTACTAAGGAACAAGCCAAACAACTACATAATATAGTTCATGAATTGAATATACCAACGTTAGGGTATGGATTAAAGAATACATATATAGACGGAGAACTATTTGAAGGTAGCAAAGCTATGTTGTTTTATGCAGATAAGATAGAGGAAATTAAAGATGTATGTGAATACTGCAATAAAAAAGCTACTCAAAATTTAAGAGTAGTAAATGGAGAACCTATATATAGAGGAGAAACAATACGAATAGGTGATGTAAATAGTAATGTAGAAGAATATTATGTTCCTGTATGTGGTTATCACTATTATCATCCAGAGTTAAAGTAGATTATAAGATAAAATATAGAATAAATTAAAAAGAAAGAAGGATTAAATAAATGATATTAGAATTTAATGGATATAAAATAGTTACGGATGATAAGCAATTCATAGTTCAAAAGAAGAAAGTAGTACAAGCAGGTAGACTTACAAAAGAAGAAAATATAGGTAAGGAGTATTGGGAAGATGTTGGATACTTTACAAATCTTAATTTTGCTTTAAAATTTATCAAAAAGACGGTTCTGTTAGATAATGATGATCTAAAAGTCATTATGGATAGATTAAATCAACTTGAAGGCAAGATAGATGAGTTTACTAAAAAGTTAGAAGAATAGATTTTTAAACCCGTCGAATTCGACCAGTTTAAAATCAGAAATCAATAATTTTATAAAATTTGTGTATTGAAAACCTTTGATATACAAGGCTTTGTGAACCATAAAAACACGATAAAAGAATACTTTTATATAAAGTTAAATTAAGATAAATACAACAATAAGAAAGGATTGATTTATGAATTGGTAATAGACAAAGTTACAAAAATGAAAATTAATAATTTTAACGTAGATTTATACAAAGGCAAGGGGTATCAATGCAATATAGGTGATACAGTCAATATAGATATAAAAGATGTATCTGCCCATAGTAAAAACAAAATTAAAATTCAATGTGATAAGTGTAAAACTAATATTAAAGAAATAACTATTGCAAGCCTACATCATAGTAAATCTTATCAAGAAGGTAATTACATATGTTATGAATGTAAAGAAAAAATATTACCACAAATGAAAT comes from the Clostridium botulinum genome and includes:
- a CDS encoding PQ-loop domain-containing transporter — protein: MSTQIISFLLQLSGSILLLGGYFPQIIQLYKTKKSEDISLSFWVILTTGLFCIAFNMLISHVPNFIMVTQFLNAIIALWVLVLVKKYK
- a CDS encoding nucleoside 2-deoxyribosyltransferase, giving the protein MKNINIESTTTEQKQGYIAGGLFNEADISQRLKEGRLLRENTNIDFYNPIEAPCNDKSKLPTDQDIFNMDAQKVLQSHTVIADISTRDEGVMAELGIAWTCNFIHHLAEQGYTLEDILKYIPKKQTYANLPDIRKGTAHNYKGNYIPVGFNQFIVGMIRQMGNVYDGFNDILKDLKKDNK
- the bont gene encoding botulinum neurotoxin subtype CD translates to MPITINNFNYSDPVDNKNILYLDTHLNTLANEPEKAFRIIGNIWVIPDRFSRDSNPNLNKPPRVTSPKSGYYDPNYLSTDSEKDTFLKEIIKLFKRINSREIGEELIYRLATDIPFPGNNNTPINTFDFDVDFNSVDVKTRQGNNWVKTGSINPSVIITGPRENIIDPETSTFKLTNNTFAAQEGFGALSIISISPRFMLTYSNATNNVGEGRFSKSEFCMDPILILMHELNHAMHNLYGIAIPNDQRISSVTSNIFYSQYNVKLEYAEIYAFGGPTIDLIPKSARKYFEEKALDYYRSIAKRLNSITTANPSSFNKYIGEYKQKLIRKYRFVVESSGEVAVDRNKFAELYKELTQIFTEFNYAKIYNVQNRKIYLSNVYTPVTANILDDNVYDIQNGFNIPKSNLNVLFMGQNLSRNPALRKVNPENMLYLFTKFCHKAIDGRSLYNKTLDCRELLVKNTDLPFIGDISDIKTDIFLSKDINEETEVIDYPDNVSVDQVILSKNTSEHGQLDLLYPIIEGESQVLPGENQVFYDNRTQNVDYLNSYYYLESQKLSDNVEDFTFTTSIEEALDNSGKVYTYFPKLADKVNTGVQGGLFLMWANDVVEDFTTNILRKDTLDKISDVSAIIPYIGPALNISNSVRRGNFTEAFAVTGVTILLEAFPEFTIPALGAFVIYSKVQERNEIIKTIDNCLEQRIKRWKDSYEWMIGTWLSRITTQFNNISYQMYDSLNYQADAIKDKIDLEYKKYSGSDKENIKSQVENLKNSLDVKISEAMNNINKFIRECSVTYLFKNMLPKVIDELNKFDLKTKTELMNLIDSHNIILVGEVDRLKAKVNGSFENTIPFNIFSYTNNSLLKDIINEYFNSINDSKILSLQNKKNALVDTSGYNAEVRVEGDVQVNTIYTNDFKLSSSGDKIIVNLNNNILYSAIYENSSVSFWIKISKDLTNSHNEYTIINSIKQNSGWKLCIRNGNIEWILQDINRKYKSLIFDYSESLSHTGYTNKWFFVTITNNIMGYMKLYINGELKQSERIEDLDEVKLDKTIVFGIDENIDENQMLWIRDFNIFSKELSNEDINIVYEGQILRNVIKDYWGNPLKFDTEYYIINDNYIDRYIAPKSNILVLVQYPDRSKLYTGNPITIKSVSDKNPYSRILNRDNIMFHMLYNSGKYMIIRDTDTIYARQGGECSQNCVYPLKLQSNLGNYDIGIFSIKNIVSQNKYCSQIFSSFRENTMLLADMYKPWRFSFKNAYTPVAVTNYETKLLSTSSFWKFISRDPGWVE
- a CDS encoding thymidine kinase; translated protein: MAQLYYRYGVLNSAKSANLIMAVHNYDKKNRRVVVLKPKIDTRSKPNIVESRVGISHACIDFDKNENLFELVNTLNSKDTIHAVFVEEVQFITKEQAKQLHNIVHELNIPTLGYGLKNTYIDGELFEGSKAMLFYADKIEEIKDVCEYCNKKATQNLRVVNGEPIYRGETIRIGDVNSNVEEYYVPVCGYHYYHPELK